One genomic region from Homalodisca vitripennis isolate AUS2020 chromosome 6, UT_GWSS_2.1, whole genome shotgun sequence encodes:
- the LOC124364907 gene encoding LOW QUALITY PROTEIN: pre-mRNA-splicing factor syf1 homolog (The sequence of the model RefSeq protein was modified relative to this genomic sequence to represent the inferred CDS: substituted 1 base at 1 genomic stop codon), whose protein sequence is MPEYTNKSVDLIFSEEDLPYEEEILRNPFSVKHWLRYIEHKKDGTKNAVNIIYERALKELPGSYKLWYNYLKLRRRQVKGRCIIDPSFEDVNNAFERSLVFMHKMPRIWLDYCQFLTDQCRITRTRQVFDRALRALPITQHHRIWPLYLSFLKKHEIHETAVRVFRRYLKLCPEDTEDYIEYLTAIGRLDEAAVKLAHIVNKEDFVSKHGKSNHQLWNELCELISKNPDKVRSLNVDAIIRGGLRRYTDQLGHLWNSLADYYVRSGLFERARDIYEEAIQTVTTVRDFTQVFDAYAQFEELSLGKVMEETASKLNPTEEDDVELELRLARFEHLIERRLLLLNSVLLRQNPHNVHEWLKRVKLYEGKPHDIINTYTEAVQTVEPKLAVGKPHTLWVSFAKFYEENGQIEDARVVMEKATLVPYVKVDDLASVWCEWGEMEIRHENYDGALKLLQRATVMPARKVAYHDETETVQMRVYKSLKLWSMYADLEESFGTFKSCKSVYDRIIDLKIATPQIIINYGLFLEEHNYFEEAFRAYEKGIALFKWPNVYDIWNTYLTKFLNRYGGTKLERARDLFEQCVENCPPKFAKALYLLYAKLEEDHGLARHAMAVYERATAAVLPEEMFELFNIYIKKAAEIYGVPQTRQIYEKAIDVLQEDNCREMCLRFAEMETKLGEIDRARAIYAHCSQICDPRVCRXYSSFWQTWKEFEVRHGNEDTMREMLRIKRSVQATYNTQVNMMSAQMLSAASNVSGTVADLAPGAKDGMRMLEAKAAEMAFEERSVPQVKGGNILFVRGETQGQERDGTDTTRVVNPDEINIDEDDEDVNDSSEDEDEEMPVQKQIIPSEVFGGLKKDDEDESP, encoded by the exons ATGCCTGAGTACACGAATAAATCAGTCGATCTTATATTT aGTGAAGAGGACCTGCCTTATGAGGAAGAAATTCTAAGAAATCCTTTTTCTGTTAAGCATTGGTTGAGGTATATTGAACATAAGAAAGATGGAACGAAAAATGCTGTGAACATTATATACGAGAGGGCTCTTAAAGAGCTACCTGGGAG CTACAAGCTGTGGTACAATTATCTGAAGCTGAGAAGAAGACAGGTGAAAGGACGTTGCATAATTGATCCATCATTCGAAGATGTAAACAATGCATTTGAAAGATCTTTGGTGTTCATGCATAAG ATGCCACGCATATGGCTAGACTACTGCCAGTTCTTAACGGATCAGTGTCGTATCACACGCACGCGGCAAGTGTTCGACCGTGCACTGAGAGCCCTGCCTATCACACAGCACCACCGTATCTGGCCACTATATCTCTCTTTCCTCAAGAAACATGAGATCCACGAGACAGCAGTCCGGGTGTTCCGCCGATACCTCAAG CTGTGCCCAGAAGATACAGAAGACTACATCGAGTATTTGACTGCTATCGGTAGACTGGACGAGGCTGCTGTGAAGCTGGCCCATATAGTCAACAAGGAGGACTTTGTGTCTAAACATGGGAAGTCGAACCATCAGTTGTGGAATGAACTCTGTGAACTCATATCAAAGAATCCTGATAAAGTGAG ATCCTTGAACGTAGATGCCATTATAAGAGGCGGCCTGAGAAGGTATACTGACCAGTTGGGGCATCTGTGGAATTCACTTGCCGATTACTATGTCCGAAGTGGCCTCTTTGAACGG GCGAGAGACATATATGAGGAGGCAATCCAAACTGTGACAACAGTGAGAGACTTCACACAGGTATTTGATGCATATGCGCAGTTTGAGGAGCTCAGTCTTGGAAAGGTGATGGAGGAAACTGCAAGCAAACTCAACCCCACAGAGGAAG ATGACGTAGAGCTGGAGCTGCGGCTAGCAAGGTTTGAACATCTTATCGAACGCAGATTGCTGCTGCTCAACTCTGTGCTGCTGAGACAAAACCCTCACAATGTCCACGAATGGCTCAAGCGAGTCAAACTCTACGAGGGGAAACCGCATGAT ATAATCAACACGTACACAGAAGCGGTGCAGACTGTGGAGCCTAAGCTGGCTGTTGGCAAGCCTCACACATTGTGGGTGTCGTTTGCCAAGTTCTACGAGGAAAACGGGCAGATAGAGGATGCTCGGGTGGTCATGGAGAAGGCCACTCTGGTTCCTTATGTCAAGGTAGATGACCTCGCCTCTGTTTGGTGTGAGTGGGGCGAGATGGAGATACGGCATGA GAACTATGATGGTGCTCTGAAACTGCTACAGAGGGCTACCGTAATGCCGGCGCGTAAAGTGGCCTATCATGATGAGACAGAGACTGTACAGATGAGGGTTTACAAGTCACTTAAGCTCTGGTCCATGTACGCTGACTTGGAGGAGAGTTTTGGCACGTTCAAG TCTTGTAAGTCTGTGTACGACAGAATCATTGACCTGAAAATTGCTACTCCTCAGATCATCATCAACTATGGACTTTTCCTGGAGGAACATAATTACTTTGAAGAAGCATTCAGG GCATATGAAAAAGGAATTGCTCTCTTCAAGTGGCCTAACGTCTATGACATATGGAACACCTATCTTACCAAGTTCCTGAATCGCTACGGTGGCACCAAACTGGAAAGGGCGAGAGATTTATTCGAACAGTGTGTAGAAAACTGCCCTCCGAAGTTTGCTAAAG CTCTCTACCTGCTCTACGCAAAACTGGAGGAAGATCATGGTCTAGCCAGACATGCCATGGCAGTTTATGAACGAGCAACTGCAGCTGTTCTACCAGAAGAAATGTTTGAG CTGTTCAATATATACATAAAGAAAGCAGCAGAGATCTACGGGGTGCCACAGACTCGACAGATTTATGAGAAGGCAATAGATGTGCTGCAAGAGGACAACTGCAGAGAAATGTGTCTACGCTTTGCTGAAATGGAAACGAAACTGGGTGAAATCGACCGAGCGAGAGCGATCTATGCACACTGCAGTCAGATCTGTGATCCAAGGGTATGCAGATAATACAGT AGTTTCTGGCAGACTTGGAAAGAGTTCGAGGTCCGCCATGGAAACGAGGACACGATGAGAGAAATGTTGAGGATAAAACGTAGTGTGCAAGCGACGTACAACACACAG GTGAACATGATGTCGGCCCAGATGTTGTCTGCTGCTAGTAACGTGTCAGGCACTGTAGCGGACCTGGCTCCAGGAGCCAAGGATGGCATGCGGATGCTTGAGGCTAAGGCGGCGGAAATGGCATTTGAAGAAAGATCAG TGCCGCAGGTGAAAGGAGGAAACATCCTGTTTGTCCGAGGGGAGACTCAGGGGCAGGAGAGAGACGGCACGGACACCACTAGAGTTGTTAACCCTGATGAGATCAATATTGACGAGGATGATGAAGATGTCAATGACTCATCTGAAGATGAAGATG AAGAAATGCCGGTCCAGAAACAAATCATTCCATCTGAAGTATTTGGTGGCTTGAAAAAGGACGATGAAGATGAATCACCCTAA